A genome region from Lujinxingia vulgaris includes the following:
- a CDS encoding DUF4910 domain-containing protein — translation MYQWARQLYPLCRSLTGEGTRQTLRYLQNMLPGMQLVEVPSGTRAFDWEVPPEWNIRGGFIADARGRVLVDFADHNLHVVGYSEPVDRWMSREELEGHLYSIASQPDAIPYVTSFYERRWGFCLTHRQRQALGEGPFHVVIDSTLEAGSLTYGELLIEGESRREVLLSTYVCHPSMANNELSGPVVTAALARWLLSERRQLSYRVVFVPETIGSIVYLSRHAEEMRRRTIAGFVVTCVGDERTYSYLPSRRGDTLADRVARHVLKHHAGHFDAYSFLDRGSDERQYGAVGIDLPVALMMRSKFHTYPEYHTSLDDLSVISAKGLEGAYQAHQRAIEVLEHNARWRTTVLCEPQLGRRGLHPTLSTRDGGRRDRRVKAMRNLLAYADGSLDLVGLAEAVELPAWECVPLLQTLEREGLLVRVCEGDGEGSRGREAFGE, via the coding sequence ATGTATCAGTGGGCCAGGCAGCTCTACCCGCTCTGCCGGAGTTTGACCGGGGAGGGGACGCGCCAGACGCTGAGATATCTTCAAAACATGTTGCCGGGGATGCAGCTGGTGGAGGTTCCCAGCGGAACGCGGGCGTTTGACTGGGAGGTGCCGCCGGAGTGGAACATTCGCGGGGGATTTATTGCCGATGCCCGGGGGCGGGTGCTGGTGGATTTTGCCGATCATAACCTGCACGTGGTGGGGTATTCGGAGCCGGTGGATCGGTGGATGAGCCGCGAGGAGTTGGAGGGACATCTCTATTCAATTGCGTCGCAGCCTGATGCGATCCCTTATGTGACCTCGTTTTATGAGCGGCGCTGGGGGTTTTGCTTGACGCATCGTCAGCGCCAGGCGTTGGGGGAGGGGCCCTTTCATGTGGTGATCGACAGCACGCTGGAGGCGGGGAGTCTGACCTACGGGGAGCTTCTGATCGAGGGGGAGTCGCGGCGAGAGGTGCTGCTCTCGACTTATGTGTGCCACCCATCGATGGCGAATAACGAGCTCTCGGGTCCGGTGGTGACGGCGGCGCTGGCGAGGTGGTTGCTCTCCGAGCGGCGTCAGCTGAGCTACCGGGTGGTGTTTGTGCCGGAGACGATCGGTTCGATTGTGTACTTGAGTCGGCATGCCGAGGAGATGCGGCGGCGCACGATCGCCGGTTTTGTGGTGACGTGTGTGGGCGATGAGCGCACCTATTCGTATCTGCCCAGCCGTCGGGGCGATACGCTGGCCGACCGGGTGGCGCGGCATGTGCTCAAGCATCACGCCGGGCATTTTGACGCCTACAGTTTTCTGGATCGGGGGAGCGATGAGCGGCAGTACGGCGCGGTGGGCATCGACCTGCCGGTGGCGCTGATGATGCGCTCGAAGTTTCACACCTACCCGGAGTACCACACCTCGCTCGACGATCTTTCGGTGATCTCGGCCAAGGGGTTGGAGGGAGCCTACCAGGCGCATCAACGCGCGATTGAGGTGCTGGAGCATAACGCGCGCTGGCGCACCACGGTGCTGTGTGAGCCGCAGCTGGGCAGGCGCGGGTTGCACCCGACGTTGAGCACGCGGGACGGGGGGCGTCGCGACCGGCGGGTCAAAGCGATGCGCAACCTGCTGGCGTATGCCGACGGGAGCCTCGATCTGGTGGGGCTGGCCGAAGCGGTGGAGTTGCCGGCGTGGGAGTGCGTGCCGCTCTTGCAGACCCTGGAGCGGGAGGGGCTGCTGGTGAGGGTGTGCGAGGGGGACGGGGAGGGGAGTAGGGGGAGAGAGGCGTTTGGGGAGTGA
- a CDS encoding phosphopantetheine-binding protein → MQPPQARQLILDLLHAPLTRAGQTPHDQLDLIDAGILDSIAFLELLSTLQDRSGTPIDLLQVDPASLTTIASLVALLTTPE, encoded by the coding sequence ATGCAACCCCCTCAGGCTCGCCAGCTTATCCTGGATCTTCTCCACGCCCCCCTGACCCGCGCCGGCCAGACGCCCCACGATCAGCTCGACCTGATTGACGCCGGCATCCTCGACTCCATCGCCTTCCTCGAACTCCTCAGCACACTACAAGATCGCAGCGGCACTCCCATTGATCTTCTCCAGGTCGACCCGGCCTCCCTCACCACCATCGCCTCCCTCGTCGCCCTCCTCACCACCCCCGAATAA